One stretch of Arachis hypogaea cultivar Tifrunner chromosome 20, arahy.Tifrunner.gnm2.J5K5, whole genome shotgun sequence DNA includes these proteins:
- the LOC112784987 gene encoding UDP-glycosyltransferase 91A1: MVFPDPLLHVDYSAMARDDEKLHIVIFPWLAFGHIIPNLELAKHIAQKGNKVSFVSTTRNIERLPKPPPNLASLITYVKLPLPKVDNLPENAEATADVPYDVVQYLKKAYDALQHPFSHYLESSNADWIFYDFAAFWVPSLASRFGMKTVFYSIFTPPFMAFMGPASYMIDNDPIRTKPENFTVPPPWVPFSSTVAFHYYEIMRIVDSISDNDSGTSDTYRLGASIENCDLVAVRGCTELEPEWFQVLRDIYRKPVLPVGQLPSSGFNGGDENENDTWRGIKEWLDKQAHGRVVYVAFGSEAKPRQEEVNEIALGLEKSELPFFWVLRVRRGASDTEVLKQPEGFEERTKGRGVVWRGWAPQLKILGHGSVGGFLSHSGWTSVVEAVQNETPLVLLTFLADQGINARVLEERKLGYPVPRDKLNGSFTSDSVARSVRLVVLDDGGRVYRDNIKEVKDLFVNNQRQQKYIHELLCHLRSCSHPKKGERVLPY, encoded by the coding sequence atGGTCTTCCCGGATCCTCTTTTACATGTCGATTATTCCGCCATGGCTAGAGATGATGAAAAGCTCCACATAGTAATATTTCCATGGCTGGCCTTTGGGCACATCATCCCAAACCTAGAGCTCGCCAAACACATAGCTCAAAAGGGTAACAAAGTCAGCTTCGTCTCAACAACAAGGAACATAGAACGCCTCCCAAAACCGCCGCCAAACTTAGCTTCACTCATCACATACGTGAAGCTCCCACTACCAAAAGTGGACAACCTCCCGGAAAATGCAGAGGCCACCGCGGACGTCCCATACGACGTCGTTCAGTACCTCAAGAAAGCCTACGACGCACTCCAACACCCCTTCTCCCACTATCTGGAATCTTCCAACGCGGATTGGATCTTCTACGACTTCGCTGCCTTCTGGGTGCCCTCTCTTGCTTCCAGATTCGGCATGAAAACCGTTTTCTATAGCATTTTCACACCGCCGTTTATGGCTTTTATGGGCCCTGCATCATATATGATTGATAACGATCCCATCAGGACCAAACCCGAGAACTTCACGGTCCCGCCTCCTTGGGTCCCTTTCTCCTCCACCGTGGCATTCCATTACTACGAGATCATGAGGATCGTTGACTCCATCTCCGACAACGACTCCGGCACCTCCGACACCTACCGCCTCGGCGCCAGCATCGAGAACTGCGATCTCGTTGCTGTTAGAGGCTGCACCGAGCTTGAACCCGAGTGGTTCCAAGTTCTCAGAGATATTTACCGGAAGCCGGTTCTCCCGGTTGGTCAACTCCCAAGCTCGGGTTTCAACGGCGGCGATGAGAACGAGAACGACACGTGGCGAGGGATAAAGGAGTGGCTGGACAAGCAGGCGCATGGGAGAGTAGTGTACGTGGCATTCGGGAGCGAAGCGAAGCCGAGGCAAGAGGAAGTGAACGAGATCGCTCTTGGATTGGAGAAATCAGAGCTTCCGTTCTTTTGGGTGCTTAGGGTTCGGCGGGGAGCTTCCGACACGGAGGTTCTGAAGCAGCCGGAGGGGTTCGAAGAGCGAACGAAGGGGAGGGGAGTGGTGTGGAGGGGTTGGGCGCCGCAGTTGAAAATATTGGGGCATGGAAGTGTTGGTGGGTTCTTGAGTCACTCTGGTTGGACTTCAGTGGTTGAGGCAGTTCAGAACGAAACACCGCTGGTGTTGCTTACGTTTCTTGCGGACCAAGGGATCAACGCCAGGGTGCTTGAGGAGAGGAAGTTGGGTTACCCTGTGCCCCGAGACAAGTTAAACGGGTCGTTCACGAGTGACTCGGTTGCTCGTTCGGTGAGGCTGGTTGTGCTTGACGATGGTGGAAGGGTTTATAGGGACAATATTAAAGAGGTTAAGGACTTGTTTGTCAATAATCAAAGACAGCAAAAGTATATCCACGAATTGCTATGCCACCTTCGTAGTTGTAGCCACCCGAAAAAGGGGGAACGCGTACTTCCATATTGA
- the LOC112784062 gene encoding UDP-glycosyltransferase 91A1, which yields MTRDEENEKQLHIVMFPWLAFGHMIPYLELAKLIAQKGHKVTFISTPRNINRLPKLPQNLTTLLKYVNLPLPRVDNLPENVEATIDVTYDLVQYLKKAFDLLQQPFAQFLESSNADWVLFDFIPFWVPSVTSKLGIKTAFYSIFPAPLMGFLGSPLCLMGNDQIRTQPENFTVPPPWVPFPSTVAFRYFEIMRISDSLGDNASGISDKYRFGAAIQNCDFVAVRGCTDFQPEWFQVLRNIYQKPVLPVGQLPTTGFAGGEDNDAWRWMKEWLDKQARGRVVYVAFGSEAKPSQEEVREIALGLEKTELPFFWVLRTRRGTSDTEELRLPEGFEVRTKERGVVWTSWAPQLKIIGHESVGGFLTHSGWTSVVEAVEKEKPLVLLTFLADQGINARVVEEQKMGYSVPRNELDGSFTSEAVAESVRLVMVEEEGTVYRENIKKVKHFFVNEERQERYVDELLSHLRSH from the coding sequence ATGACCAGAGACGAGGAAAACGAAAAGCAGCTACACATAGTAATGTTCCcatggctggcctttggccacaTGATCCCTTACCTCGAGCTGGCCAAGCTCATAGCTCAAAAGGGTCACAAAGTCACTTTCATCTCCACACCAAGAAACATAAACCGCCTCCCAAAACTACCGCAAAACCTCACCACACTCCTCAAATACGTCAACCTCCCACTACCCCGAGTCGACAACCTCCCGGAGAACGTCGAGGCCACAATCGACGTCACATACGACCTCGTTCAGTACCTCAAGAAAGCTTTTGACTTACTCCAACAACCCTTTGCCCAATTTCTAGAATCTTCCAACGCCGACTGGGTCCTCTTCGACTTCATTCCATTTTGGGTTCCTTCCGTTACTTCCAAACTCGGCATCAAAACCGCCTTCTACAGCATCTTTCCCGCTCCTCTAATGGGCTTCCTTGGATCTCCTCTCTGTCTCATGGGTAACGACCAAATCCGTACCCAACCCGAAAACTTCACCGTCCCTCCGCCGTGGGTCCCATTCCCTTCCACCGTGGCATTCCGTTACTTCGAGATCATGAGAATATCTGACTCTCTCGGAGATAACGCCTCTGGCATCTCCGACAAGTACCGCTTCGGCGCTGCCATCCAAAACTGCGACTTCGTCGCGGTTAGGGGATGCACCGACTTCCAACCCGAGTGGTTTCAGGTGCTGCGGAATATTTACCAGAAACCTGTTCTCCCCGTTGGCCAGCTCCCCACGACGGGGTTTGCCGGCGGCGAAGACAACGACGCGTGGCGGTGGATGAAGGAGTGGCTTGACAAGCAGGCGCGTGGGAGAGTGGTGTACGTGGCGTTCGGGAGCGAAGCGAAACCGAGCCAGGAGGAAGTAAGGGAGATAGCTCTCGGGTTGGAGAAAACGGAGCTTCCGTTCTTTTGGGTGCTTAGGACTCGACGGGGAACTTCCGACACGGAGGAGCTACGTCTGCCGGAGGGGTTCGAGGTGCGAACGAAGGAGAGGGGAGTGGTGTGGACGAGTTGGGCGCCGCAGTTGAAGATAATAGGGCACGAGAGTGTGGGTGGATTCTTGACTCACTCCGGTTGGACTTCGGTGGTTGAGGCTGTTGAGAAGGAGAAACCATTGGTGCTGCTTACATTTCTTGCGGACCAGGGGATCAACGCAAGGGTGGTCGAGGAGCAGAAAATGGGGTATTCTGTGCCAAGGAACGAGTTGGATGGGTCGTTTACGAGCGAGGCGGTGGCTGAGTCGGTTAGGCTTGTGATGGTGGAAGAAGAGGGAACGGTTTATAGAGAGAATATAAAAAAAGTGAAGCACTTTTTTGTGAATGAAGAGAGACAAGAGAGGTACGTTGATGAGTTGCTAAGCCACCTTCGCAGCCACTAG